The following is a genomic window from Spiribacter sp. 1M189.
CCATGAGTCGGGCCTGCAGCAGTGACAGCGCTTTGGCGCGGTTCTTGTGCTGCGAGCGTTCCTCCTGGCATTCCACGACCACGCCGGTTGGCAGGTGGGTGACCCGTACCGCCGAATCGGTCTTGTTGACGTGCTGACCGCCGGCGCCGGAGGCGCGGAAGGTGTCGATGCGAAGGTCCGATGGGTTGATATCGATCTCGTCGAGGGCCTCGGCTTCAGGGAGCACCGCAACGGTGCAGGCGGAGGTATGGATGCGGCCCTGGGATTCGGTCGCGGGGACGCGCTGGACTCGATGGGCGCCGGACTCGAACTTCAGCCGCGAGTACACGCCCTGACCCGCCACCCGCGCCACGACCTCACGGTAGCCACCCTGTTCGCCGTGGCTCTCGCTGAGGATCTCGGTGCGCCAGCCCTGCTGCTCGGCATAGCGCAGGTACATGCGCAGCAGATCACCGGCGAACAGCGCGGCCTCATCGCCGCCGGTTCCGGCGCGGATCTCGAGGAACGTGTTGCGCGCGTCGTTGGGATCCTCGGGGATCATCAGGACCTTGAGGGCCTGCTCCAGATCCGCGAGGCGATCCCGTGCATCGGCGGCCTCATCCTCGGCGAGTGCCCGCATGTCGGCGTCACCCTCGGTGGCCATCTCTTCGGCCGCCGCCAGATCCGCCTCGGCGGCCTCGAAATCGTTCAGGGTGCGCGCCACCGGCTCCAGCCGGGCGTACTCCCGCGACAGGCGCGTGAAGGTGGCCGAGTCGCCGATGATGTCCGGGTCGGCCAGCAGTTGCTCGATTTCCTCGTGCCGCTCGACCAGGCTCTGGAGTTTGCGGCGCAGGTTGTCATTCATTCGTTGTCGTCATCTCTGCGGTCGTCGAGGCCCAGCAGGCGGTGGCTCTCCCGGATGGTCTCCGGATCACCACTACGGGCTGCCTCGCGCAGCCCCAGCGTGGGCAGATGCAATAGCTTTCGGGTCAGCCGATGGGCCAGGGCCTCGAGCACCTGCTCGGGGGGCTGGCCGGCGTTGAGCTGCCGACGGGCCTGGTCCAGCGCGTAGTCGCGCTGGCGCTCGCCATGCTGGCGATAGCGGCGGATGGCGCTGACCGCGTCCAGCGTCCGCACCCAGTCCATGAACCGGTCGGCCTGGTCGGCCACCAGGCGTTCGGCCTCGTCCGCGGCTTCCGCTCGCGACCGCCGGTTGCGGTCGATCACGTCGCGCAGATCGTCGACAGTGTACAGGTAGACGTCCGCCAGATCCTCGACGCTGGGCTCGATGTCGCGGGGCACCGCCAGGTCGGCCATGAAAACCGGCCGATGTCGCCTTGCCTTGAGGCTCTGACGCACGGCATCGCGGCGCAGCACGGGCTCAGTGCTTGCCGTACAGGAGATCACGATGTCCGCCCTCGGCAGATTGGCCTCCACCTCATCCAGACCCAGGGCCTGCCCGTCGCACAGTCCGGCCACCCGCTGGGCACGATCGCGGCTGCGGTTGGCCACCATCAGGCCGCCCATGCCCTGTTCCTGGAAGTGTCTTGCCGTGAGTTCGATCATCTCACCGGCACCGATCAGCAGCGCCTGCCGCTCGCCAAGATCGCCAAAGATCTGGCGGGCGAGGGTCACCGCGACGAACGCCACCGAGACCGGATGCGCGCCGATGTCAGTCTCGGTCCGCACCCGCTTGGCCACCGAGAAGGCGTGCTGGAAGAGCCGGTCGAGAATCTGCCCCAGAAGTCCCGCCCGCGAGGCGGAGTGATAGGCCACCTTGGCCTGGCCCAGTATCTGCGGCTCGCCCAGCACCAGCGAGTCGAGGCCTGCGGCGACCCGCAACAGATGGATGATGGCATCGCGACCCTCGAGCGTGTACAGATAGGTGCTCAGGCCGTCGTGCGGCAGCCCATGCTGGCTTTCCAGCCAGCGCTGCAGGATCGCGGGCGTTGCCTCGGGCGCCAGTACGGCATAGATCTCCGTGCGATTGCAGGTGGAGAGAACGGCGGCCTCCCGCACACCCGGTCTCTCGGCGAGGGCAGTCAGGGCAGCGTCCAGTCGTTCGGCCGGAAAAACCACCTGCTCCCGCACGGCGAGCGGCGCTGACTTGTGATTGAGGCCCAGGCTGACGACAGGCATCGGGATCCGGTTGAATGGAAAGTGGCAGATTGTAGGGCAGCATCGCTGCAACACAAGTATAGTAAGGCCTTGATGAGCAGGTTCGCTAACCGCAAGCCATGGCGGCCGAATTCGACCCGGTGTCCGGGTGCGCGGACCGGGCCCTTGCTGATGGCCTGGCTGCTGACGGCCTGCGTGCCCATGGCCGGCAACGATGTGCCCGTGGCTGAGCGCGCCGACACCCGCGTGGCCGTGTCCGCCGATGCCGTGGCAACAGGCGTGGAATCGCCCATGCATCGGGTCATGGCGGCGGAGCTCGCGGCCGTGCGGGGGCACTTCGAGCGCGCCAGCGCGCTGTATGCCGAGGCCGCCGAACAGATTCGTGATCCCGAGGTCATGGCCCGCGCCGTACAGGTCGCCCTTCGCGCCGATCGGCCCGAGCGTGCGATCGCGCTGGCACGGCGTTGGGTGGGGTTGGCACCGGACAGCATCGAAGCAAAGCAGCTCCTCGGCGTGATGCAGCTGCGCGCCGGTCAGAGTGATGTGGCGATGCAGACCCTGCTGGATAGCGTTCCGCCACCCGGCCCGAATCGAAATCCGGCGATTGCCCGACTGGGTGCATTGCTGCTCGATGGCGCGCTGCCGCCTGAGGCCCTCGATATCATGCAGGCCATCGCCCGCGCCGCACCGCGCTCGGAAGCGGCGAAGCTCGCACTGGCCCGGCTTGCGCTGGCGCGGGGAGAGCCGGCCATCGCCCTCCGCGCGGTGGATGAAGCGCTCGCGGATCGGCCCGACTGGGTCAGCGCCCTTCTCCTGCGCTCCGACGCCCTGCTGGCCCTCGATCGCCCGAATGCCGCCGTCGCCATCTTCGAGAATCTGCTGGTGGACTCGCCGGACAACCGTGCCCTGCGTCGCGACTATGCGCGGATCCTGCTCGATCTGGGCCGGGATGCCGAGGCGCTGATGCAGTATCGGGATCTGGTCACCGCCGGTGCGACGCATCCGCAGTTGCTCAGCACCGCTGCCATCCTGGCCATGCAGGCCGGCGATGACGAGTTGGCGCTGGAGGCATTGCGGCGTCTGCGCCAGGCGAACCCCGGTTTTCGCGCCCGCAGCCTGTTGCTGGAGGGCGGGCTGTTGCGTCGTGCCGACCGCTTCGAGGAGAGTCTGGCGGTCTTCAACCGCGGCCTCCGGGACTATCCGGGCAACACGGAGCTGCGCTACGGGCGGGCGATGACCCGGATCATGGATGGCGATCTCAACGGCGGTGAGACGGACCTGCGGCGGATTCTGCAGGATGACCCCGGCGACGCCCGCACGCTCAATGCGCTGGGTTACACCCTGGTGGATCAGACCGATCGCATTGCTGAGGGGGCGGTGCTCATCGAGCGGGCCTACGCCATCAAGCCGGATGACCCGGCCATTATCGACAGCATGGGTTGGGCCGCCTATCGCCAGGGTGATCCTGAGCGCGCCCTGGGGTACCTGCGCCGGGCCCACGAGCTGACCGACGGTGATGCCGAGATCGCCGCCCATCTGGGGGAGGTGCTCTGGGTGCTCGGCCAGCGTGAGGCGGCACGGGATATCTGGGCGCAGGCGGCCGCCAACGATGCCGATCACCCCGTCCTGCGGGAAACCCGGGAGCGGCTGAATCCATGATCGGGCTGGCGCGATGGCGATGGCTGGCGATGGCTGGCCTGGTTCTGGTTCTCCTGGCGGGTTGCGCGGTGCGGGCGCCACAGCCGGTGGATGCCGGTCGAGTCGTGATGGTCGAGGACTGGGATGCGCCGCCGGCGCCGGACGCCTGGTCGTTCAGCGGCCGGACATCGTTGCGGCTCGGGGATCAGGGGGCCACCGCCACGGTGTCCTGGGCGCAGGATGAAACCGCCTACCGGATCGATCTGCGTGGCGCGCTCGGCGTCGGCAGCCTGCGCATCGTCGGCGATGAGCCCGGCGTGCAGCTGACCACCGCGGATGGCAAGCGTTATGAAGCCGGCAGTCCCCGCGAGCTGGTTCGGGCCATTACCGGCTATGACCTGCCGGTGGGCTTTCTGCGCCACTGGGTCACGGCCAGCCCCGTGCCCTGGCTGGATGGTCGGGTCACCCTGGATGAAGCGGGGCGGCCGCGGCTGCTGCAACAGGATGGCTGGGACGTGACATTCGACGGATACCGCCCGGTTGGCGGTTATCGGCTGCCCGGCCGGGTCGGCGTCACCCACGAGGATATGGCCATCCGCCTGGTCATCGGCGATTGGCGACTGCGCTGATGGGTGAAGTCTCCCGTGGCTGGCCGGCGCCGGCCAAGATCAACCGCTTTCTGCATGTCATCGGCCGTCGGGCCGATGGGTATCACGAACTACAGACGTTCTTTCAGTTCGTTGATCCGGTGGACGAGCTGGCCTTTGCGATCACATCGGATGGCACCATCCGTCGCGACGGCGGGCTGCCCGGTCTGGCGCCGCAATCGGATCTGGCGGTCCGTGCGGCGATGGCCCTCAAGCAGGCGGTGGGCACGGAACAGGGCGTCCGGATTCACCTGGATAAGCATATCCCGGCGGGTGGTGGCCTCGGCGGCGGCTCCTCGGATGCGGCCACGACGCTGGTGGCCCTCAATGCGCTCTGGGGCTGCGGCCTGTCATCCAGCGGACTCGAGCGAATCGGCCTGGAGCTGGGTGCCGATGTGCCGGTGTTCGTGCGGGGCGAGGCCTGTTGGGCGGAGGGTATTGGCGAGCAGCTGTCGCCACAGCGGCTCGATTGCCCCTGGATGGTCGTCGTCGATCCCGGCGTCGCCGTGGAGACGCGGGCGGTGTTCGCTGACACCAAATTGACACGTCATGGAGAGCGTATAACAATACGCGGCTTCGAAACCGGGGCGGCGAGAAACGACTGCGAGCCGGTGGTGCGCCGGATGGTTCCGGCGGTGGGGGAGGCACTGGATGCCCTGGCGGTATTCGGTCCGACCCGCCTGACAGGCACGGGGGGGTGCCTGTTCGCCACATTCGACGACAGGACGTCCGCCGAGCACGCCGCGGCCGGGGTCCGGGGGCACTGGAGCGCCTGGGTGACCCGGGCACGGAATCGCTCACCTTTGCTCGACCGCCTCGACGCCGATAGGGCACGAACGACTGGGGCGTAGCCAAGCGGTAAGGCACGGGGTTTTGATCCCCGGATTCGCAGGTTCGAATCCTGCCGCCCCAGCCAATTTCCGACAGCCACCGCAGGGTGCCGCCGCCATGGAAAACGGAAGCATGATGGTGTTCACGGGGAACGCCAATCCCGCACTGGCCCGATCCGTGGCCGCCCATCTGAAGATCCGGTTGGGTGATGCATTGGTCACCAGCTTCAGTGACGGTGAAGTGCAGGTCGAGATCAACGAGCACGTCCGCGGGCATGACGTCTTCATCATCCAGCCCACCTGCCAGCCCACCAACGACAACCTCATGGAACTGCTGGTGATCGCCGACGCGCTCCGGCGTTCCTCGGCGGCACGGATCACGGCGGTGGTCCCATACTACGGCTACGCCCGTCAGGATCGTCGCCAGCGCTCGCAGCGGGTGCCGATCACGGCCAAGCTCGCCGCGGACATGATCACCACGGCCGGCATCAACCGGGTGATCACGGTGGATCTGCATGCCGACCAGATCCAGGGCTTTTTCAACATCCCGGTGGACAATGTCTACGCCTCGCCGGTTCTGCTCGGCGACATCTGGCGCCAGACGCATCCCGACAAGATCGTGGTCTCACCGGATGTCGGGGGTGTGCTGCGCGCCCGGGCGGTGGCCCGGCGGCTTGACAACGCCGATCTGGCCATCATCGACAAGCGCCGGCCCCGGGCCAACGAACTCGAGGTCATGAATATCATCGGCGATGTCGAGGACAAGACCTGTATTATCGTCGACGACATCATCGATACCGCCGGTACGCTATGCCAGGCCGCCACGGCGCTCAAGGAGCGCGGCGCCGGCAAGGTGGTGGCCTACATTACCCACCCGGTACTCTCCGGGCCGGCCATCGAGCGTATCGAGAACAGTCATCTGGACGAGCTGGTGGTCACCGACAGTATCCCGCTGTCGGAGCCCGCCCGTGCCAGTGAAAGGATTCGCCAGCTGTCGCTGGCGGAAATGCTCGCCGAGACGATGCGGCGGGTGAACAACGACGAGTCGGTCAGCGAGCTTTTCGTCGACTGACTGCCGTAACGCCCCTGGTCGCGGGGGCCACAATGGAGACAGACAAGCAATGAGCGTTGAACTGAAACTGGACGCCACCGTTCGCGACGACCAGGGCAAGGGTGCGAGCCGCCGCCTGCGTCGCGCGAAGCGGATCCCCGGCATCCTCTATGGCGCCGGCAAGAAGCCGGTGGCGCTGACCTTCGACGAGGAGCAGATCCTGCGCCTGATGCGTGAGGAGGCCTTCTTCTCGCAGATCCTGGACGTCAAGGTGAAGGGCAAGCGCACCGAAAAGGCCATCCTGAAGGACCTGCAGCGGCATCCCTTCAAGCCGCTCGTCTCGCACCTCGACCTGCTGCGGATCAAGGCCGGCGAGAAGATGCGCCAGCATGTGCCCATCCATTTCCTCAACCAGGAGGATGCCGTGGGCGTGAAGCAGGGCGGTGGTGTGGTCCACCACGATGCCATCGAGGTCGAGGTGGAGTGCCTGCCCGATGATCTGCCGGCCGCCATCGATGTGGACATCGCCGAGCTCGATGTCGGCAGCTCGCTGCACCTCTCCGAGATCACCGCACCCGAGGGCGTCGCCTTCCCGGGGCTCGATCCGGAAACCGATCATGACCCGGTTCTGGTGAGCATTCACGCCCCGCGCAAGGCGGTCGAGGAGTCCGAGGAGGGCGAGGGTGCCGAAGCCGGTGGTGAGGCCGGTGGCGGAGAAGGCGCCGGCGAGTCGGAAGATCAGGGCTGATCCCGGCGCGGTGTCCATGCGGACATGAGCACCACGGCGATACGGCTGATCGTCGGCCTCGGTAACCCGGGGCCGAAGTACACGGGAACCCGGCACAATGCCGGGTTCTGGTTTGTTGAGGCCCTGGCCGATCGGGCCGGTGTCCCGCTGCGGGCCGAGCGCAAGTTCCATGGCATGGCCGGTCGCTGGCGGGAGGGGGGTGCCGACGTGCACCTGCTCTGCCCGACCACCTACATGAACCACAGCGGCCGCGCTGTGGCCGCGCTGGCGAATTTCCACCGCATCCCGCCGGAGGCGATTCTGGTGGTGCATGACGAGATCGATCTCCCGCCGGGCATCGTGCGCCTGAAACGCGGTGGCGGGCATGGTGGACACAATGGCCTGCGCGATATCGTGGCCGCCCTGGGCACCCGCGAATTCGCGCGGCTGCGGCTCGGGGTGGGGCATCCCGGCAGCAGTGACCAGGTGATCCCCTACGTCCTCCATGCGCCGGGCCGGGCCGAACGGGCCGACATTGATGCCGCCATTGCCGCGGCACTGGATGTCCTGCCCTGGCTCGCCGGTGGCGATTGGGATCGGGCCCAGCAACAGTTGCATACGCAAGACTGAGGACAGTCGATGGGATTTAAATGCGGTATCGTCGGGCTGCCCAATGTGGGCAAGTCGACACTCTTCAACGCCCTGACACAGAACGAGATTCCGGCGGAGAACTACCCGTTCTGCACCATCGACCCCAATGTCGGGATCGTGCCGGTGCCGGATCCGCGGCTCGATAAGCTGGCCGAACTGGTCAAGCCTGAGAGCGTCATCCCTACGACCATGGAGTTCGTCGACATTGCCGGCCTGGTGGCGGGGGCGTCACGCGGCGAGGGGTTGGGCAACCAGTTTCTCGCCAATATCCGCGAGACCGATGCCATCGCTCATGTGGTGCGCTGCTTCGAGAGCGAGGATGTGCATCACGTCGAGGGGCGGGTGGATCCGGTGGAGGACATCGAGACCATCAATACCGAGCTGCTGCTGGCCGACATGGATACCGTCGAAAAGGCGCTGGATCGCTACGAGCGGCGGGCAAAATCGGCGGATAAGGCGGCCATTGCCACCCGTGATGCGCTCAAGGCCATGGCCTCGGCGCTGGATCAGAGTGTGCCGGTGCGGGCGCAGGATCTCGACGAGACCGGCGAGGCGGTTCTGCGTGAGCTACACCTCCTGACGGCCAAGCCTGTGCTCTATGTCGCCAATGTCAACGAGGAAGGCCTGGTCGACAATGCCCAGCTGGCCGCCGTCGAGGCCCTCGCGGAGCGCGAGGGAGCGCTGGTGGTGCCGCTCTGCGCCGCCATCGAGGCCGAGCTCGCTCAGCTCGATGCGGGAGAACAGGGCGAGCTGCTGGCGGCCTACGAGCTCGAGGAGCCCGGGCTGAACCGCCTGATCCGCACCGGGTATGCCCTGTTGGATCTGCTCACGTTCTTCACCGCCGGGCCGAAGGAGGTACGGGCCTGGACCGTGCGCCGCGGTGCGACGGCACCCCAGGCGGCCGGTCGCATCCATACGGATTTCGAGCGCGGGTTCATTCGCGCCGAGGTCATCGGTTTCGAGGATTATGTGCGGTCGGGCAGTGAGCAGGCGGCCAAGGAGCAGGGCCTGATGCGTCTCGAGGGCAAGGATTACGTCATGCGCGAGGGGGATGTCTGCCACTTCCGGTTCAATGTCTGAGCGGGGATTTGACAGCGCTGCCGCGGCTCTGGATACTTCCCGTCCTTGCCTGAATGGCTACGTAGCTCAGCTGGTTAGAGCACATCACTCATAATGATGGGGTCGGTGGTTCGAATCCACCCGTAGCCACCATATTCCTGCCTCAAGCCGACTGGCACGGGCTGCTGACCGGCTCGGTTACTACGACTGAATATGCAATGCAAACAGGCACTTGGGTGCCTCTATCCGGTCTGACTCTGCGTCATCACAAGCGTGGAGGGAAGACTGCATGAAAAATCGTGCAACCATGCCGGCAGTCCTGCTGGCGGGAACGCTGGCCATGGCCGGCAACGGCGCCGCCGACGCGCGGTTCATCGAGGAAGCCTATCTGGGGGCCGGCGTCATGCCCTGGTCCTACGAGGGCTCGGGTGAGGATGTCGACGCCATTGGCGGACGACTGGTCGGTGGGGTCATGTTCAGTGACTACCTGGGCGTTGAGGCGCACTTCGCCTGGATGGGCGAAGACGACTCGGGAACCGACCGCATGGTGGAACTGGATTCGGTGGACAGCGTGCTGGTGCGGCTCAACCGGCCGCTGAACGAGACCTTCGATGTCTACGCCCTGGCGGGGTTCTCGTCGGTGCGCATGGTGCTGCGACCGTTCACGATCGCCGGGACCGACGAGGCGCCTTCGGATTCGGGGGTGAGCTTCGGGGCGGGCAGTCAGTTCCGCTTTGCCGAAGATTTCTCGGTGGCGGTGGACGCGGTGAGCTATCTGAGCGAGCCGGACTTCGACTTCATGGCGCTGAGCGCATCCCTGCGCTGGCATTTCTGAGGCGCGTTCAAACACCCGGAATGCGGTCACGCCCGATCATCGGGGCGTGACCGTCCGGTCGGGTCAGCGGCCGACGGTGACCTCGACGTTCAGGCCGTCACCATGCTGGCGCACCGCTACCCCGGTTCGCGTGCCCGCCTGCTGTTCCACCCGCGCGTTGTTGATATCGCCGACCTGCTGGATGGCGGCTGCCTGCGGGTGCCAGCCGAACTGCAGGATGCGGGCGTTGTTGCCGCTGCCCTGCTGGTCGATCAGCGCCTCATGGCCCATGCCGCGTTGCAGGATGCCGGCTTGATTGGCGTCGCCCTGCTGATTGATGGCGGCCTCATGCCATAGACCCTGCTGATCGATTCGGGCCTGGTTGCCGCTGCCGTTGTGCACGGCCGGGGTCAGTTCCGGCGCGGCCAGATCACCGAGGGGGGAGGCGACACTGACCGTCCAGGGCGCGCCGCTCAGCAGCGCGCCGAGGAGCGTGCCATACGCCAGTCGGGAAAGCCTTTTCATACCGTGATCTCCTGTCGGGTCGGGCGGT
Proteins encoded in this region:
- the prfA gene encoding peptide chain release factor 1, which translates into the protein MNDNLRRKLQSLVERHEEIEQLLADPDIIGDSATFTRLSREYARLEPVARTLNDFEAAEADLAAAEEMATEGDADMRALAEDEAADARDRLADLEQALKVLMIPEDPNDARNTFLEIRAGTGGDEAALFAGDLLRMYLRYAEQQGWRTEILSESHGEQGGYREVVARVAGQGVYSRLKFESGAHRVQRVPATESQGRIHTSACTVAVLPEAEALDEIDINPSDLRIDTFRASGAGGQHVNKTDSAVRVTHLPTGVVVECQEERSQHKNRAKALSLLQARLMDQQRDAAVAERTETRRLLVGSGDRSERIRTYNFPQARVTDHRINLTLYKLEDVLMGNLDVVIDPLISEYQADQLAALAAEG
- the hemA gene encoding glutamyl-tRNA reductase, producing MPVVSLGLNHKSAPLAVREQVVFPAERLDAALTALAERPGVREAAVLSTCNRTEIYAVLAPEATPAILQRWLESQHGLPHDGLSTYLYTLEGRDAIIHLLRVAAGLDSLVLGEPQILGQAKVAYHSASRAGLLGQILDRLFQHAFSVAKRVRTETDIGAHPVSVAFVAVTLARQIFGDLGERQALLIGAGEMIELTARHFQEQGMGGLMVANRSRDRAQRVAGLCDGQALGLDEVEANLPRADIVISCTASTEPVLRRDAVRQSLKARRHRPVFMADLAVPRDIEPSVEDLADVYLYTVDDLRDVIDRNRRSRAEAADEAERLVADQADRFMDWVRTLDAVSAIRRYRQHGERQRDYALDQARRQLNAGQPPEQVLEALAHRLTRKLLHLPTLGLREAARSGDPETIRESHRLLGLDDRRDDDNE
- a CDS encoding tetratricopeptide repeat protein, with product MAWLLTACVPMAGNDVPVAERADTRVAVSADAVATGVESPMHRVMAAELAAVRGHFERASALYAEAAEQIRDPEVMARAVQVALRADRPERAIALARRWVGLAPDSIEAKQLLGVMQLRAGQSDVAMQTLLDSVPPPGPNRNPAIARLGALLLDGALPPEALDIMQAIARAAPRSEAAKLALARLALARGEPAIALRAVDEALADRPDWVSALLLRSDALLALDRPNAAVAIFENLLVDSPDNRALRRDYARILLDLGRDAEALMQYRDLVTAGATHPQLLSTAAILAMQAGDDELALEALRRLRQANPGFRARSLLLEGGLLRRADRFEESLAVFNRGLRDYPGNTELRYGRAMTRIMDGDLNGGETDLRRILQDDPGDARTLNALGYTLVDQTDRIAEGAVLIERAYAIKPDDPAIIDSMGWAAYRQGDPERALGYLRRAHELTDGDAEIAAHLGEVLWVLGQREAARDIWAQAAANDADHPVLRETRERLNP
- the lolB gene encoding lipoprotein insertase outer membrane protein LolB; protein product: MIGLARWRWLAMAGLVLVLLAGCAVRAPQPVDAGRVVMVEDWDAPPAPDAWSFSGRTSLRLGDQGATATVSWAQDETAYRIDLRGALGVGSLRIVGDEPGVQLTTADGKRYEAGSPRELVRAITGYDLPVGFLRHWVTASPVPWLDGRVTLDEAGRPRLLQQDGWDVTFDGYRPVGGYRLPGRVGVTHEDMAIRLVIGDWRLR
- the ispE gene encoding 4-(cytidine 5'-diphospho)-2-C-methyl-D-erythritol kinase, with amino-acid sequence MGEVSRGWPAPAKINRFLHVIGRRADGYHELQTFFQFVDPVDELAFAITSDGTIRRDGGLPGLAPQSDLAVRAAMALKQAVGTEQGVRIHLDKHIPAGGGLGGGSSDAATTLVALNALWGCGLSSSGLERIGLELGADVPVFVRGEACWAEGIGEQLSPQRLDCPWMVVVDPGVAVETRAVFADTKLTRHGERITIRGFETGAARNDCEPVVRRMVPAVGEALDALAVFGPTRLTGTGGCLFATFDDRTSAEHAAAGVRGHWSAWVTRARNRSPLLDRLDADRARTTGA
- a CDS encoding ribose-phosphate diphosphokinase — its product is MMVFTGNANPALARSVAAHLKIRLGDALVTSFSDGEVQVEINEHVRGHDVFIIQPTCQPTNDNLMELLVIADALRRSSAARITAVVPYYGYARQDRRQRSQRVPITAKLAADMITTAGINRVITVDLHADQIQGFFNIPVDNVYASPVLLGDIWRQTHPDKIVVSPDVGGVLRARAVARRLDNADLAIIDKRRPRANELEVMNIIGDVEDKTCIIVDDIIDTAGTLCQAATALKERGAGKVVAYITHPVLSGPAIERIENSHLDELVVTDSIPLSEPARASERIRQLSLAEMLAETMRRVNNDESVSELFVD
- a CDS encoding 50S ribosomal protein L25/general stress protein Ctc, with the translated sequence MSVELKLDATVRDDQGKGASRRLRRAKRIPGILYGAGKKPVALTFDEEQILRLMREEAFFSQILDVKVKGKRTEKAILKDLQRHPFKPLVSHLDLLRIKAGEKMRQHVPIHFLNQEDAVGVKQGGGVVHHDAIEVEVECLPDDLPAAIDVDIAELDVGSSLHLSEITAPEGVAFPGLDPETDHDPVLVSIHAPRKAVEESEEGEGAEAGGEAGGGEGAGESEDQG
- the pth gene encoding aminoacyl-tRNA hydrolase, with the translated sequence MSTTAIRLIVGLGNPGPKYTGTRHNAGFWFVEALADRAGVPLRAERKFHGMAGRWREGGADVHLLCPTTYMNHSGRAVAALANFHRIPPEAILVVHDEIDLPPGIVRLKRGGGHGGHNGLRDIVAALGTREFARLRLGVGHPGSSDQVIPYVLHAPGRAERADIDAAIAAALDVLPWLAGGDWDRAQQQLHTQD
- the ychF gene encoding redox-regulated ATPase YchF, with the protein product MGFKCGIVGLPNVGKSTLFNALTQNEIPAENYPFCTIDPNVGIVPVPDPRLDKLAELVKPESVIPTTMEFVDIAGLVAGASRGEGLGNQFLANIRETDAIAHVVRCFESEDVHHVEGRVDPVEDIETINTELLLADMDTVEKALDRYERRAKSADKAAIATRDALKAMASALDQSVPVRAQDLDETGEAVLRELHLLTAKPVLYVANVNEEGLVDNAQLAAVEALAEREGALVVPLCAAIEAELAQLDAGEQGELLAAYELEEPGLNRLIRTGYALLDLLTFFTAGPKEVRAWTVRRGATAPQAAGRIHTDFERGFIRAEVIGFEDYVRSGSEQAAKEQGLMRLEGKDYVMREGDVCHFRFNV
- a CDS encoding porin family protein, with protein sequence MKNRATMPAVLLAGTLAMAGNGAADARFIEEAYLGAGVMPWSYEGSGEDVDAIGGRLVGGVMFSDYLGVEAHFAWMGEDDSGTDRMVELDSVDSVLVRLNRPLNETFDVYALAGFSSVRMVLRPFTIAGTDEAPSDSGVSFGAGSQFRFAEDFSVAVDAVSYLSEPDFDFMALSASLRWHF